Proteins from a genomic interval of Harpia harpyja isolate bHarHar1 chromosome 9, bHarHar1 primary haplotype, whole genome shotgun sequence:
- the LOC128145643 gene encoding cytochrome c oxidase subunit 4 isoform 1, mitochondrial, with the protein MLASRAFSLIGKRAISTSICVRAHGHAGVVKAEEFSLPAYVDRRDVPLPEVAFVRDLSAQQKALKEKEKASWTALSVDEKVELYRIKFNESYAEMNRGSNEWKTVLGAVLFFLGVTGVILIWQKHYMYGPIPHTFSDEWLSAQTKRMLDMRINPVEGITSQWDFEKNEWKK; encoded by the exons ATGTTGGCTTCCAGGGCATTCAGCCTCATTGGGAAGAGAGCCATCTCCACCTCCATCTGTGTGAGAGCGCACGGCCATG CTGGTGTTGTCAAAGCAGAGGAGTTCAGCCTCCCAGCCTATGTCGACCGTCGTGACGTTCCCCTGCCTGAAGTGGCCTTTGTAAGGGAtctctctgctcagcagaaggcgctgaaagagaaggaaaaggcgTCTTGGACTGCTCTGTCCGTTGATGAGAAGGTCGAAT TGTATCGTATCAAATTTAACGAGAGCTATGCAGAAATGAACAGAGGATCAAACGAATGGAAGACCGTCCTCGGTGCAGTACTGTTCTTTCTTGGTGTAACTGGTGTCATCCTCATTTGGCAGAAACATTATA TGTACGGCCCTATTCCGCACACCTTCTCTGACGAGTGGCTGTCAGCGCAGACAAAGAGAATGTTGGACATGCGGATTAATCCCGTGGAGGGCATCACTTCCCAGTGGGATTTTGAGAAGAACGAATGGAAGAAATGA